From the Mycobacterium sp. DL592 genome, the window CGGAGCGCTGCTGCTCCAGCAGCAGGTCCCGGTCGCGGTTGAGGAACGCGGACTCCTGCTGCGAGCGCCTGAGTTCGACTCGGGCGTCCCGGCCACGCTGCGCAGTGCGCCGGGCACCGGCCAGCAATACGCTCAGTCCGAGCATCGCTAGCGCGCCGACCGCGATCCCGAACAAGAACAACGTGCCGGTCGAACCCGTGACGTGATAGCCGAGCACCGAGAAGTTCCCGGTCAGCGGATGGTCGGGTCCGGCGTTGGCCAGGACGCCGGTGATCGCCACGATCCCGGCGACAGCCAGAATCACCAATCCGACGATGACGATCACGGCGCACTCCCCGTTCTATTGCCCACTGCCGCAACCGGTTCCGGCACGGTGATCGGCGGCTGTGGCTGCGGCTCCGGCTCGCCCGCGGCAGCGCCCTCACGAGCCAGGAATGCACCGAGTTCGGCGATGGTCGACATCAAGGGAGCGGGAAAGACGACGGTGGTGTTCTTGTCGACGCCGAGCTCGACGAGGGTCTGCAGGTTGCGCAACTGCAGCGCCAGGGGGTGCGCCATCATGGTGTCCGAAGCGTCCCCCAACGCCGCGGCTGCCAAGGACTCACCTTCAGCGTTGATGATCTTCGCGCGCTTCTCCCGTTCAGCCTCCGCCTGGCGCGCCATCGCCCGCTTCATACTGTCGGGCAGCTGAATGTCCTTGAGCTCCACCAGCGTGACCTGCACACCCCATTCGATGGTGGTGACGTCGAGGATGTCTTGGATGTCCAGGTTGATCTTGTTGGTCTCCGAGAGTGTCTCGTCCAGAGTGTGCTGGCCGACCACCTTTCGCAGCGTGGTTTGCGCGATCTGGTCGATCGCCGCGTGCACGTTCTCGATCGCGACAACGGACTTCACCGCATCGACCACTTTGAAGTAAGCCACCGCCGACACGTCGACACTGACGTTATCGCGCGTGATAATGCCCTGGGATTGGATCGGCATCGTCACGATCCGAAGCGAAATACGATGCAGCACATCGACAAACGGAATAATGACGCGCAGCCCCGGGGCGCGCTCCCCGACCACGCGGCCCAACCGGAACAGCACCCCGACCTCGTACTGCTTGACGATGCGCACCGACATGGCAGCGGCCAACAACAGCACGACAACCACAACACTGAGGACCAACACGAGCGTTGTCATCGCCGACCACCCCTCGAATCGGTCGGCAATGCGCAGCGTGATCGTGCAGAACAGACGGAGACAATACCGAGTGAATTGATCATGGTGATCCCGACGTCGAGACGATCACCGGCGCGTCACGGCTCGGAGCCAAAGCTCCTCAAGTTCTGCGGCGGACAGCCGAACTAATCCCGGACCAGCTGACATTCTCAGCCAGGTCCAACGCTACACCCCCTCGATGAGCGCCGCCTATTTGTCGCCGAGCACTGGCCCGATCAGCACCCGAAATCCAGTCTTAGGCAGGGGACGCCGATCGCCCTACCGTGCGCAGTCAAGGCGAATATGTTGCGCACCAGTGCCATCGGGGGCATCAGATTTGAGCTCATCACGCGGTGGCCGGATTCGCAGCCTCCCCCCTTTGCGCCATAAGTATCCTTACGCGTCGGTCGGGTACCGCGGCCGTGGGTGCACAGAGGTTTCGGAGAAAGCTAGCGTCCGGTCAACGCGGTAGATCGCGCCCGCGGGGTGTAGCGTCGGGAACGGTTGAGCCCCACAGCCAGTCCGGGATGAGGGCAGCTGTCCGCCGCTGTCTTCTGATGAGCAGCCGCTCGCGTGATGAGCAGCCGCTCGCGCCGGACCTTCAGGTGATAACGGCAAGCACTGGTAAGCACAATGGATATCTGCCCGCCGTCAACCCCATTGACGTTCACGGTGCGCCGGCGTCGTGCGCCCTTTCGGCACGCTCCCCACGGATGCGGATTGACGCGATGACCACTGACACGCCGTCGCCCGCTGCGAGCACCACCGAACCGGAGACCGGTTTTAAATCGGCGCCGCTAGCCCAGGTCGAGAAGCAACTCGGTTATTCGCCAGACGGGCTCACCACAGCTGAGTCGGCGAAGCGGTTGGCTCAATACGGGCCCAACGAGATCGCAGAGCACAAGACCAACCCGCTGTTGAAGTTCCTCAGCTATTTCTGGGGTCCGATCCCTTGGATGATCGAGATCGCCGTCATCCTGTCGGGCGCGGTCGGGCACTGGCCGGATTTCTTCATCATCCTGCTGTTGCTACTGGCCAACGGCGTGGTCGGCTACACCGAGGAACGCCAAGCCGGCAACGCCATCGAGGCGCTGAAAGCCAAGCTGGCCATCAACGCCCGCGTCATCCGCGCCGGCGCATGGATCACCGCGCCGTCGCGCGAATTGGTACCCGGTGATGTCATCCGGCTGCGCCTGGGTGACATTGTTCCCGCCGACGCCCGGCTGCTCGACGGCGACGAGATCGAGGTCGATCAGTCCGCGCTGACCGGGGAGTCGCTGCCCGCCACCCGCACCGCGGGTGCGGCGGTGTTCTCCGGGTCCATCGTCCGGCAGGGCGAGATCGATGCCCTGGTCTATGCCACCGGCGCCAACACCTACTTCGGCAAGACCGCCGAATTGGTGACCGACGCACACACTGTCAGCCACTTCCAGCGTGCCGTGCTCAAGATCGGCAACTACCTGATCATCCTGGCGGTCGCTCTGGTCGCGGTCATCATCGTCGCCTCGCTGCTGCGCGGTAACGCGATCCTGACCACCCTCCAGTTCGCGCTGGTCCTGACCGTGGCGGCGATCCCGGTGGCGATGCCGACCGTGCTGTCGGTGACCATGGCCGTCGGGGCGCGGCTGCTGGCCAAGAAACAGGCCATCGTCAGCCGGCTGGTCGCCATCGAGGAACTCGCCGGCGTCGACGTGCTGTGCGCGGACAAGACCGGCACCCTGACCCAGAATGCCTTGACGTTGGGCACCCCGTTTGCCATCGACGGTGTCACGGCGGCGACCGTAATCCTCGATGCCGCGTTGGCCTCCCGCGCCGACAACGACGACCCGATCGACCGCGCTGTGCTCGGCGGTCTCGACGACGCGGCGGCCCTGCAGGGGTATACGGTCACCCACTTCGCACCGTTCGACCCGGTGCACAAACGCACCGAGGCCAGCGTCACCGCCGCCGATGGGACGACGTTTCGGGTCACCAAGGGCGCCCCTCAAGTCATCCTGGCGTTGGTCGCTAACGCCGCACAGATCACTGCCGCCGTCGACGCCGCCGTCAACGATTTCGCCGAACGCGGCTTCCGTTCCCTGGGCGTGGCCCGCGCCGAAGGAAGCGGCGATTGGCAGTTCGTCGGTGCCCTGCCGTTGTTCGATCCACCCCGTGAGGACGCGGCAGCCACGATCGCCACCGCGCGAGACATGGGCGTCGCCGTCAAGATGGTGACCGGTGATGCGCTGGCTATCGCCAGGGAAACCGCCGCGAAGGTCGGGTTGGGGACCGACATCCTCGATGCCACCGGCCTGGGCGATACCAAGAAGGACGAATCGGCGGCGGCGGCTAAATCGATCGAGGCCGCCGACGGCTTCGCCCAGGTCTTTCCGGAGCACAAATACCACATCGTCGATGTCCTGCAGAAGCTCGGCCACATCGTCGGGATGACCGGCGACGGGGTCAACGACGCACCCGCATTGAAGAAGGCGGACTGCGGCATCGCCGTGTCCGGGGCCACCGACGCCGCCCGGGCGGCCGCCGACATAGTCCTGCTGACCCCGGGGCTGTCGGTGATCATCGACGCAATCAAAGAGAGCCGCAAGATCTTTCAGCGGATGAACAGCTACGCGATCTACCGCATCGCCGAAACGCTGCGGGTGCTGCTGTTCATGACTACCGCAATCCTGGTGTTCAACTTCTACCCGCTGACCGCGATCATGATCGTGATGCTCGCGCTGCTCAACGACGGCGCCATCCTGTCGATCGCCTACGACAAGGTTCACTACCGCAACGAGCCTGAGGCGTGGAACATGCCACTGGTGCTCGGGATCTCCACCGTGCTGGGCGTGCTGGGCCCGATCGCCGCGTTCGGCCTCTTCTATCTGGGTGACCGCGTCTTCGACCTCGGCCATCCGCGCGTGCAGACCCTGATGTATCTCATGTTGTCCGTCGCCGGGCACCTCACCATATTTCTCACCCGTACCCGCGGACCTTTCTGGTCCATCCGCCCCGCCCGGATCCTGTTGATCGCCGTCTTCGGTACTCAGGCCATCGCCACATTCATCGCCGTCTACGGACTGTTCATGACTCCACTGGGCTGGAAGTGGGCCGGGTTGGTCTGGGCATACGCCCTGGTGTGGTTCCTCGTCAGCGACGGCGTGAAACTCCTCGCTTACCGCATCCTGGAACCGGTGAGAAACCAAGGAGACCGGGCCGAACCTTGCGCGGCCATCGGTGGTGGGTGACAGCGGTCGCCGAAGGACGGATATCTGACATCACCAGGAGGCGACATTGTCGGTGCAATGGAAAGAGTTGGCGAAGGCTACCCGGGTCTCAGCGGGGTCCACGGTGGACCTGGTCGGGGACTTCGATCCTGGCCGCCGCGACGAGCAACTGGGAAGAGATGCCGGCACTGCCGCCCTGGCTGAGGCGGAGGCGGAGCTGCTGGATCTGCAGGACCGCTTCTTCGCCCAGGCCGACCGGTCGCTGTTGATCGTTCTTCAAGGCATCGACGCGGCCGGCAAGGACGGCACGATCAAGCACGTCATGAGCGGTCTGAATCCCGAGGGGGTCGATGTGTACAGCTTCAAGGCGCCCTCGGCCACCGAGCGGGCCCACGACTATCTGTGGCGCCACCAGACCGCGCTGCCGGAACTGGGGCGGATCGCTGTGTTCAACCGGTCCCACTACGAGAACGTGCTCGTCACCCGTGTGCACCCGGAGTTGTTGTGGCCCCGCACCGCGGCGCTCGTCTCAGAGGACCTGTGGCAGCGGCGGTATCGCGACATCAACGATTGGGAGCGCTACCTCACCGACAACGGGACCATCATCGTCAAGCTGTTCCTCAACTTGTCCAAGGGTGAACAGGAACGCCGGTTCCTGGCGCGCATCGACGAACCCGAGAAGAACTGGAAGTTCTCCGCCGCAGATCTGCGGGAGCGGGCGTTCTGGGACGACTACCAGCGGGCCTTTGGCGACATGCTCAGCCACACCAGCACCGACTGGGCGCCCTGGCATGTGATCCCAGCCGACCACAAATGGTTCAGCCACTTGTCGACCTCCTCGGTGCTGCTGGATACCCTACGGGATCTCAACCCGCACTATCCGCAGGTCGACGACACCGCCAAAGCCGAACTGGCGCAGGCAAAGAAGCAACTTCTGGGCACTGATGTCAACTCGGCGACGCAGTCGCCGTCATGACCGAAGGTCTGCCCGAGAAAACTCCGGGGGACATCAACGCCGCACGGTCGGTATACCGAACCGACAGCGAGGTCCGCGTGAACGTGTCGTCCGTCGCACCCGAACGGTGCGAGATGATCGCGCCCAGAAGTGGACTCGCAGCCGCGGTCTTTCCAGCGCGGGCCTCGGTTGACTATTGGCACGCCAGGGAGTTGGCTAAGAGGTGCTGAACCAGCCGGCCTGGATCGGGTTCGTTTGCGCGCTGCGCGCCGCGGCCCCGGGAGCAATCCGCTCACCGCCCAGAATTCATTCGGGTATTGAAAATCATCTCGGCGGTACCGCCAATCGCCAAGCCGCACTGGGCTTTCCGGTTGTGTCGAGCCGCCCGTCCCAACTCGGAGGTATCACCGGTATGACCGTCCTTACAACGATCCGACACCCCGGATGCCTGCTCAAGGAGCTGGACCTCGACAAGAACGAATTCCTCGCCCTGCTCGACGGGGCGGCCGAACTCAAGCGCGCCAAACAGGCCGGGGTTGAGACGCCCAAGCTCACAGGCAAGAACCTCGCCTTGATCTTCGAGAAGGCCTCCACCCGCACGCGATGCGCATTCGAGGTCGCCGCGCACGATCAGGGGGCACACGTCACCTACCTCGGACCCGAGGGCTCGCACATTGGCAAGGAGGAGTCCATCGCGGACACCGCCCGGGTGTTGGGCCGAATGTTCGACGGTATCGCATTTCGCGGCTTCACTCAGGCCTCCGTCGAGGAACTGGCCGACGACTCCGGGGTACCGGTCTGGAACGGGCTGACCAACGAGTGGCACCCGACCCAGATGCTCGCCGACATCTTGTCCATGACCGAACACCATCGAGGTCCGCTCGAGCAGATCGCCTACTGCTTCCTCGGCGACGGCCGCAACAACGTAGCCCGCTCCCTGCTGGTGACCGGTGCACTGTTGGGCATGGATGTCCGGATCGCCGCACCACGGGAGCTGTGGCCACCCCGCGACGTCGTCGACGCCGCTCACGTGCTGGCCGCCGGCAGCGGCGCCCGGCTACTGGTGACCGACGACGTCGAAACCGGTGTCCACGGCGCCGATTTCGTCTACACCGACGTGTGGGTCAGTATGGGCGAGTCCACCGAGGAGTGGGCCAGCCGCGTGCCGCTGTTGCTGCCCTATCGGGTGACCAAACAGGTCATGCTGGCAACAGGGCGATCCGGGACGAAGTTCATGC encodes:
- the argF gene encoding ornithine carbamoyltransferase, whose protein sequence is MTVLTTIRHPGCLLKELDLDKNEFLALLDGAAELKRAKQAGVETPKLTGKNLALIFEKASTRTRCAFEVAAHDQGAHVTYLGPEGSHIGKEESIADTARVLGRMFDGIAFRGFTQASVEELADDSGVPVWNGLTNEWHPTQMLADILSMTEHHRGPLEQIAYCFLGDGRNNVARSLLVTGALLGMDVRIAAPRELWPPRDVVDAAHVLAAGSGARLLVTDDVETGVHGADFVYTDVWVSMGESTEEWASRVPLLLPYRVTKQVMLATGRSGTKFMHCLPSIHNADTDLGRRLRDEFQLVGAEVTEDVFESPASIVFDQAANRMPTIKAVMTRAFGG
- a CDS encoding plasma-membrane proton-efflux P-type ATPase: MTTDTPSPAASTTEPETGFKSAPLAQVEKQLGYSPDGLTTAESAKRLAQYGPNEIAEHKTNPLLKFLSYFWGPIPWMIEIAVILSGAVGHWPDFFIILLLLLANGVVGYTEERQAGNAIEALKAKLAINARVIRAGAWITAPSRELVPGDVIRLRLGDIVPADARLLDGDEIEVDQSALTGESLPATRTAGAAVFSGSIVRQGEIDALVYATGANTYFGKTAELVTDAHTVSHFQRAVLKIGNYLIILAVALVAVIIVASLLRGNAILTTLQFALVLTVAAIPVAMPTVLSVTMAVGARLLAKKQAIVSRLVAIEELAGVDVLCADKTGTLTQNALTLGTPFAIDGVTAATVILDAALASRADNDDPIDRAVLGGLDDAAALQGYTVTHFAPFDPVHKRTEASVTAADGTTFRVTKGAPQVILALVANAAQITAAVDAAVNDFAERGFRSLGVARAEGSGDWQFVGALPLFDPPREDAAATIATARDMGVAVKMVTGDALAIARETAAKVGLGTDILDATGLGDTKKDESAAAAKSIEAADGFAQVFPEHKYHIVDVLQKLGHIVGMTGDGVNDAPALKKADCGIAVSGATDAARAAADIVLLTPGLSVIIDAIKESRKIFQRMNSYAIYRIAETLRVLLFMTTAILVFNFYPLTAIMIVMLALLNDGAILSIAYDKVHYRNEPEAWNMPLVLGISTVLGVLGPIAAFGLFYLGDRVFDLGHPRVQTLMYLMLSVAGHLTIFLTRTRGPFWSIRPARILLIAVFGTQAIATFIAVYGLFMTPLGWKWAGLVWAYALVWFLVSDGVKLLAYRILEPVRNQGDRAEPCAAIGGG
- a CDS encoding polyphosphate kinase 2 family protein, whose product is MAKATRVSAGSTVDLVGDFDPGRRDEQLGRDAGTAALAEAEAELLDLQDRFFAQADRSLLIVLQGIDAAGKDGTIKHVMSGLNPEGVDVYSFKAPSATERAHDYLWRHQTALPELGRIAVFNRSHYENVLVTRVHPELLWPRTAALVSEDLWQRRYRDINDWERYLTDNGTIIVKLFLNLSKGEQERRFLARIDEPEKNWKFSAADLRERAFWDDYQRAFGDMLSHTSTDWAPWHVIPADHKWFSHLSTSSVLLDTLRDLNPHYPQVDDTAKAELAQAKKQLLGTDVNSATQSPS
- a CDS encoding slipin family protein is translated as MTTLVLVLSVVVVVLLLAAAMSVRIVKQYEVGVLFRLGRVVGERAPGLRVIIPFVDVLHRISLRIVTMPIQSQGIITRDNVSVDVSAVAYFKVVDAVKSVVAIENVHAAIDQIAQTTLRKVVGQHTLDETLSETNKINLDIQDILDVTTIEWGVQVTLVELKDIQLPDSMKRAMARQAEAEREKRAKIINAEGESLAAAALGDASDTMMAHPLALQLRNLQTLVELGVDKNTTVVFPAPLMSTIAELGAFLAREGAAAGEPEPQPQPPITVPEPVAAVGNRTGSAP